GCCCGGATCGTCGAGATCGGATACGCCTCCCACTCGCCCCACGTCGAGCAGGTGCGGGACGCCATCCTCGACGGCCTGACCGACGTACGCAGCCGGGCACCGCGCATCCCCTGGTACTCCACGGTCACCGGCGAGCAGATCACCGGCCCGCTGGACGGCGCCTACTGGTGGGCCAACCTGCGCGAGCAGGTGCGGCTCGCACCGGTCGTCCAGGGCCTCGCCGACGCGGGACACCAGCTGTTCGCCGAGGTCTCCGGCCACCCCGTGCTCACCGTGGCACTGGAGCAGTGCGCCCCGGACGCCGGGGTCTTCGGGACGCTCCGCCGCGGCGACGACGGCCCGGCCGGGCAGATCCGCGTCCTCGGCGAGGCCTGGGTACGCGGCGCCCGCATCGACTGGTCGCCGTGGTTCACTCACGCACGCCGGCTCCCCGACCTGCCGACCTACGCCTTCCAGCGCCGCCGCTACTGGCCGACGCCCGAGGAACAGCGGCGCGACCAGGGCGGCGACCCGGAGTTCTGGACCGCCGTCCAGGCCGGCGCCCAGTCCCTCGCCGACGAACTCGGCCTGGCCCCCGACATCGTCGAGCCGGTGGTCGACGGTCTGGCGTCCTGGCGGGAACGGCGGAGACTGACCACCACGATCGACAGCTGGCGGTACGCGGTCCGCTGGACCCCGCTCCCGAAGCCCGCACCGGCGCGACCGGAGGGCCGGTGGCTGCTCGTCCGGCCCGACGGCGTGGACACGCCGGACCTGGCCGGCCTCTTCCCCGACCCCGAGGTGCTGGTCGTGGACGCCGCCACCGACCGGGCCGCACTGGCCGCCGCCCTGCCCACAGGGCAGTACACCGGGGTCGTGTCGCTGCTGGCCCTCGACGAGCGGCCGATGCCGGACCATCCCCTGGTCTCCCGCGCGGTCGCCGGTTCCCTGACGCTGATCCAGGCCCTCGGCGACGCCGGGATCGACGCCCCGACCTGGCTCCTCACCCGGGGCGCGGCCGGCGTCGACGGCGCCCCGCGCAGCCTCGCCCAGGCCCAGGCCTGGGGCCTGGGCCAGATCGCGGGGCTGGAGATGCCCCACCGCTGGGGCGGCCTGATCGACCTGCCCGAGGCGCCGGACGCCCGCGTCGGGGACACCCTGACCGCCGTCCTCGCCGGTGCCCTCGGCGACGAGGACCAGGTGGCCATCCGCGCGAGCGGGCTGTGGGCCCGCCGCATCACGCCCGCCCCTCCCCGCAGGGGCGGGGCGGGCTGGCGGCCCCGGGGCACCGTCCTGATCACCGGCGGCACCGGCGCGCTCGGCTCCCGGGTGGCGCGCTGGGCCGCCGCGAACGGCGCCGAACGCCTCGTACTGACCAGTCGGCGCGGCCCCGACACCCCCGGGGCCACGCAGCTCACCGACGAACTGGCCGAGACCGGCGTCGCGATCGAGATCGTCGCCTGCGACCTGACCGACCGGGCCGCCGTCGAGGCACTGCTCGCCGATGTCGGCACGGTCGACGCCGTCGTGCACGCCGCCGGCGTCGGCGCCAACGTGTCCTTCGACCGGACCGACGTCGCGCTGGTGGAGCGCCTGCTCGCCGGGAAGGTCGCCGGTGCCGTGCACCTGGACGCCCTGGTCGGCGACGTGGACGCGTTCGTCACCTTCTCCTCGATGTCCGGTGTCTGGGGCAGCCATTCGCACGCCGCCTACGCGGCCGCCAACGCCGCCCTGGACGCGCTCGCCGAGCAGCGCCGGGCCCGCGGCGGCACGATGACCGCTATCGCCTGGGGCTCGTGGGCCGAGGCCGGCATGGCCGCGGCCGAGGTCGGGGCCGACCTGCGTCGGCGCGGCATCGTCCAGATGCCACCGAAGCTCGCGATCGAGGCGCTGCGCCGCGCCGTCGCCCAGGACGACACGACGATCTGCGTGGCCGACATCGACTGGCCGCGCTTCACCGAACTCTTCACCGCCGAGCGCCCCCGGCCGCTGATCGGCGACATACCCGCCGCCCGGGACACGCTCGCCCAGGCCGCGGAGCCCGCCGGAGACGGCGCCGGTCTCGCCGCCCGCCTCGCCGGCCTGTCCGCCGCCGAGCAGGAGCGGGTCGTCCTCGAATTCGTCCGGGCCGGCGCCGCCGCCGTACTCGGCCACGCCTCCAGCGACGACATCGCGCCCCACCGCTCCTTCCGCGACCTCGGCTTCGACTCGCTCACCGCGGTGGACCTGCGCAACCGGCTGCGGGCCGAGACCGGGCTCCCGCTGCAGGCCACACTCGTCTTCGACCACCCCAACGCCGCCGCGCTCGCCGCGCACCTGCTCTCCCGGGTCGGCGCGGCCCCCGTCCCCGCCGCCACCGTGACCGTCACCGCGAGCACGGCCGCGCACGACGAGCCGCTGGCCATCACCGCGATGAGCTGCCGCTTCCCCGGCGGCGTCGGCTCCTCGGACGACCTGTGGCGACTGCTGGCCGACGGCGTCGACGCGATGTCACCGTTCCCCACCGACCGTGGCTGGTACCTCGGAGACCTGTTCAACTCCGACTCGGCCGTCCGCGGCACCACCTACACCAGCGAGGGCGGCTTTCTCGGCGACGTCGCCGGCTTCGACGCCCGGCTGTTCGGGATCACACCGCGCGAGGCCGTCGCCATGGACCCGCAGCAGCGGCTGCTGCTGGAGTGCGCGTGGGAGGCGTTCGAGCGGGCCGGCCTGGATCCGCTCGGCCTGCGCGGCACTCGCACCGGCATGTTCGCCGGTACCAATGGCTCGGACTACCTGTGGTCGATGGGCGTCTTCCCCACCGCGCTCGAGGGCCACCTCGGCACCGGCAACGCGGGCAGCGTCCTGTCCGGCCGGATCTCGTACACCTTCGGCCTCGAAGGCCCCGCGATGACCGTCGACACCGGGTGCTCCTCGTCGCTGGTCGCGCTGCACCTGGCCGTGCAGGCGCTGCGCAACGGAGAGTGCGACCTGGCGCTGGTCGGCGGGGTCACGATCATGTCGACGCCCGGCCCCTTCGTCGAGTTCAGCCGGAAGGGCGGCCTCGCCGTCGACGGACGGTGCAAGTCCTTCGCCGCCGCGGCCGACGGCACCGGCTGGTCGGAAGGCGTGGGCGTGGTGCTGGTCGAGCGCCTGTCCGATGCCCGGCGACTCGGCCACCCGGTCCTCGCGGTGGTGCGGGGCAGCGCGGTGAACCAGGACGGTGCCTCCAACGGCCTCACCGCGCCGAGCGGCCCATCCCAGCAGAAGGTCATCCGTCAGGCGCTTGCCGACGCCCGGCTCGACCCCGCCGACATCGACGCCGTCGAGGCGCACGGCACCGGCACCACGCTCGGCGACCCGATAGAGGCCAACGCGCTGCTGGCCACCTACGGCACCGGCCGCACCGGCGAGCCGCTCTGGCTCGGGTCGGTCAAGTCGAACATCGGGCACACCCAGGCAGCGGCCGGCGTGGCCGGGCTGATGAAGATGGTCCTGGCGCTGCGGCACGGCGCGCTGCCCAGGACACTCCACGTCGATGAGCCCTCCCCGCACGTGGACTGGGCGCTCGGCGGCGTCGAACTGCTCACCGAGGCCCGGCCCTGGCCGGAGAGCGGGCGACCGCGCCGCGCCGGGGTGTCGGCGTTCGGAGTCAGCGGTACGAACGTGCATGTCATTCTCGAACAGGCGCCGGAGGCGCCTGAAAGGGCCCTGGACGCGCCGCCCGAGCGGGAACCGGCGCCAGGCCGCCCCGTGCCGCTGCTGCTCTCCGGCGCCGACACCGGCGCCGTACGGACCCAGGCCGCGGCGCTGCGGGACTTCGTCGCCGACGGCGCCTCCCTGCTCGACGTCGGGGCCACGCTGGCCACCCGGGCCGGGCTGGCCGAACGCGCGATGGCCTGGGACCTCGACGGCCTGGACGCGGCCGCGAACGGACTGGCACCGCTGTCCGCTTCGGTCCTGGGCACCGATGTGGTGTTCGTCTACGCGGGTCAGGGTGGGCAGTGGTTGGGGATGGCGGTGGGGCTGCTGGATTCGCTGGCGTTCGCGGAGCGGTTGCGGGAGTGCGACGCGGCGCTGTGGCCGCACGTCGGATTCTCCGTGGAGGCCGTCCTGCGCGGGAGGGACGAGTGGCTGACGCGGGTGGAGGTGGTGCAGCCGGTGTTGTGGGCGGTGGGGGTGGCGCTGACGGCGTGGTGGGCTTCGTACGGGGTTGTCCCCGCGGCGGTGGTGGGGCATTCGCAGGGGGAAGTGGTGGCCGCGGTCGTGGCGGGGGCGTTGTCGGTGCGGGACGGCGCCCGTGTGGTGGCGGCCCGCTCGCAGGCGCTGGTGGATCTGGACGGGAGTGGGGGGATGGCGTCGGTCGGCGCGGCTGCTGACGAGGTGGCGGGGTGGTTGGCCGGGCCGGAGTGGGCGGGGCTGGTGGTGGCTGCGGTGAATTCTCCGTCGCAGGTGGTGGTGGCGGGGGAGCGGTCCTTGCTGGAGGCGTTCGTGCCGTGGTGTGAGGAGCGCGGTGTGCGGGCGCGGCTGGTGGAGGTGGGGTACGCGTCGCACTCGTCGCAGGTGGAGCCGGTACGAGAGGCGGTTCTGGCCGCGCTGGCGGGCGTCGAGGGCGTGGTGCCGGTGATTCCGTGGTATTCGACGGTGACGGGTGAGCGGGTTACCGAGCCTGTGGACGCGGGGTACTGGTGGTCGAATCTGCGGGAGCAGGTGCGGTTCGCGCCGGTGGTGGAGGGGCTGGCTGCCGAGGGTGGGTTCCGGTTGTTCGCGGAGGTGTCGGGGCATCCGGTGCTGGCGTTGGCGTTGGAGCAGTCTGCCCCGGATGCGGGGGTGTGGGGGACGTTGCGGCGGGGCGAGGACGGTCCGGCCGCGCAGGTCCGGGCCCTGGGCGAGGCGTGGGTCCGGGGCGTCGACGTCGACTGGCGGAGCTGGCTCGAAGGGGGCCGCTGGCTGCCCGACCTGCCCACCTACCCCTTCCAGCACCGCCGGTACTGGCTCTCGCCGAGCGACGCGGGCGAGCCCATCCCCACCCCGGGCGCGGGACTGCGCCACACCCTCGGCTGGGCCCCGGTGCCGCTCGGCGGCGGTGCCCGGCTCACCGGCCGCTGGCTGATTGTCACGCCCACCGGCGCCGAGCCGGTCGTCCGGGCTGTGACGGAGCAACTGGCGTCGGCCGGAGCGGAGGTGGTGACCGCCGGCCCCGGCGAAGCCCCGCCGGACGACCTCGCCGGCGTCGTG
The nucleotide sequence above comes from Streptomyces sp. NL15-2K. Encoded proteins:
- a CDS encoding type I polyketide synthase, with the translated sequence MTQPDEQLIKALRSALKQTDRIRRQHREAEEQATEPMAIVGMACRYPGGVHGPEDLWRLVAEGRDAIGDFPADRGWDLITLFSDDPDASGTSFARAGGFLHDVADFDASLFGISPREARAMDPQQRLLLECAWEAFERAGLDPLGQRGARTGVFTGSNDQDYLGLLGDHPGELEGHLGTGNASSVLSGRPAYTFGLEGPAVTVDTACSSSLVALHLAAQALRAGECDQALVAGVLVMSTPGTFLEFSRQRGLAADGRCKSFAAAADGTGWGEGAGVLLVERLSAARAAGRPVLAVVRGSAVNQDGASNGLTAPNGRSQRRVIRAALSNAGLAPEEIDAVEAHGTGTELGDPIEAQAVLATYGQDRDRPLWLGSLKSNIGHTQAAAGVGGIIKMVMAMRHGLLPRTLHVDEPTPKVSWASGAVELLTEARPWPEADRPRRAAVSSFGMSGTNAHVILEQGDPAEEPAPPADAGQPVPLLLSAVGRDGLRAQAAAVREFAAGGASLREVGATLAGRATLPDRAVAWDLDSLETVESGLVGGTAVDTSDVVFVYPGQGGQWLNMAAGLLDHPAFADRLRECDAALRPHVDFSVEAVLRGTDDWLARVEIVQPVLWAVGVALTAWWESYGLTPAAVVGHSQGEAVAAVVAGALSVEDGARVVATRSRALADLGDTGAMALVSASAADVERWLAPARDPGRPGWDDLVVAVVNGSAQVVVAGDRTRLEAFVPWCEERGVRARIVEIGYASHSPHVEQVRDAILDGLTDVRSRAPRIPWYSTVTGEQITGPLDGAYWWANLREQVRLAPVVQGLADAGHQLFAEVSGHPVLTVALEQCAPDAGVFGTLRRGDDGPAGQIRVLGEAWVRGARIDWSPWFTHARRLPDLPTYAFQRRRYWPTPEEQRRDQGGDPEFWTAVQAGAQSLADELGLAPDIVEPVVDGLASWRERRRLTTTIDSWRYAVRWTPLPKPAPARPEGRWLLVRPDGVDTPDLAGLFPDPEVLVVDAATDRAALAAALPTGQYTGVVSLLALDERPMPDHPLVSRAVAGSLTLIQALGDAGIDAPTWLLTRGAAGVDGAPRSLAQAQAWGLGQIAGLEMPHRWGGLIDLPEAPDARVGDTLTAVLAGALGDEDQVAIRASGLWARRITPAPPRRGGAGWRPRGTVLITGGTGALGSRVARWAAANGAERLVLTSRRGPDTPGATQLTDELAETGVAIEIVACDLTDRAAVEALLADVGTVDAVVHAAGVGANVSFDRTDVALVERLLAGKVAGAVHLDALVGDVDAFVTFSSMSGVWGSHSHAAYAAANAALDALAEQRRARGGTMTAIAWGSWAEAGMAAAEVGADLRRRGIVQMPPKLAIEALRRAVAQDDTTICVADIDWPRFTELFTAERPRPLIGDIPAARDTLAQAAEPAGDGAGLAARLAGLSAAEQERVVLEFVRAGAAAVLGHASSDDIAPHRSFRDLGFDSLTAVDLRNRLRAETGLPLQATLVFDHPNAAALAAHLLSRVGAAPVPAATVTVTASTAAHDEPLAITAMSCRFPGGVGSSDDLWRLLADGVDAMSPFPTDRGWYLGDLFNSDSAVRGTTYTSEGGFLGDVAGFDARLFGITPREAVAMDPQQRLLLECAWEAFERAGLDPLGLRGTRTGMFAGTNGSDYLWSMGVFPTALEGHLGTGNAGSVLSGRISYTFGLEGPAMTVDTGCSSSLVALHLAVQALRNGECDLALVGGVTIMSTPGPFVEFSRKGGLAVDGRCKSFAAAADGTGWSEGVGVVLVERLSDARRLGHPVLAVVRGSAVNQDGASNGLTAPSGPSQQKVIRQALADARLDPADIDAVEAHGTGTTLGDPIEANALLATYGTGRTGEPLWLGSVKSNIGHTQAAAGVAGLMKMVLALRHGALPRTLHVDEPSPHVDWALGGVELLTEARPWPESGRPRRAGVSAFGVSGTNVHVILEQAPEAPERALDAPPEREPAPGRPVPLLLSGADTGAVRTQAAALRDFVADGASLLDVGATLATRAGLAERAMAWDLDGLDAAANGLAPLSASVLGTDVVFVYAGQGGQWLGMAVGLLDSLAFAERLRECDAALWPHVGFSVEAVLRGRDEWLTRVEVVQPVLWAVGVALTAWWASYGVVPAAVVGHSQGEVVAAVVAGALSVRDGARVVAARSQALVDLDGSGGMASVGAAADEVAGWLAGPEWAGLVVAAVNSPSQVVVAGERSLLEAFVPWCEERGVRARLVEVGYASHSSQVEPVREAVLAALAGVEGVVPVIPWYSTVTGERVTEPVDAGYWWSNLREQVRFAPVVEGLAAEGGFRLFAEVSGHPVLALALEQSAPDAGVWGTLRRGEDGPAAQVRALGEAWVRGVDVDWRSWLEGGRWLPDLPTYPFQHRRYWLSPSDAGEPIPTPGAGLRHTLGWAPVPLGGGARLTGRWLIVTPTGAEPVVRAVTEQLASAGAEVVTAGPGEAPPDDLAGVVSLLALDERPHPDHPGVPRGLADTVTLLQALDGVVAPLWIVTNGAVEAGTDPVRSPAQAQVWGLGRVAALEHPERWGGLVDLLATGTDGLAAVLADADGVPVVLPETDGLAAVLAEADGLAAVLAGAAGEDQIALRDGQAWARRLRPTPPASAGGGWCPRGTVLITGGTGALGGHVARWAARNGATGVVLAGRRGQDAPGSDTLRAELADIGVHVTVVACDLTDRDQVTSLVAGLPADLTAVVHAAGVAQETPLADLTPAEIAAVTGARVTGALLLDELLADAELDAFVVFSSVAGVWGTARHPAYAAADAFLDAFAGRRRALGRPATAIAWSPWAGGGIAETAAADGSLLRVGIRPLDPGRAVEELATALPSLVVADVDWARFLPAFGLARPSRLFTELEATAARGADQAEESDATAALRDRLVTLSAEEADRELVDLLRGHIAAVLGIPSTENIPASRAFKEIGFDSVTAVELRNRVNMSTGLRCPATLVFDHPTPAALATHLRIQMVPNNSRSVLEELEEIERRLADSTPDALTGAKLRIKLRSLLSALEAGGAQAPEPLSESPAGDSDDELLKFIDSQLGRPDQPLP